The Diadema setosum chromosome 12, eeDiaSeto1, whole genome shotgun sequence genome has a segment encoding these proteins:
- the LOC140235922 gene encoding retinol dehydrogenase 10-like, with product MLHHILAVFILLTKIAWANLKAVYRLFIQPPKVSVAGKVVLITGAGSGLGRELALRLSAAGPRLVLWDISDTGNQDTADLITQAHPDREIYLYRVDVTDKEGVKSTAVRVKNEVGQVYMLINNAGVLVGETILELTEKEIERTMNVNAVSQFWMVRAFLPAMLEADSGHIVTTCSTAGESGMHRQIDYCASKFAVFGFDESLERELRDVYKKSGIKQTLVCPHILDTGLIHSVEQRFLGWNSVNEAADFIVDQVLRQARFVYFPRIYRLASLGRGILPHEARMAVMEFVNVQVSSQKATKPHKA from the exons ATGCTTCACCACATATTAGCTGTGTTTATATTGCTAACAAAAATAGCGTGGGCGAATTTGAAAGCGGTTTATCGCCTCTTCATCCAGCCACCAAAAGTTTCTGTCGCTGGAAAGGTGGTGCTGATCACGGGAGCCGGCAGTGGGCTGGGTCGGGAGCTTGCACTACGTTTGTCCGCCGCCGGACCCCGGCTTGTGCTGTGGGACATCTCGGATACAG GAAATCAGGACACTGCAGATCTGATCACGCAAGCACATCCAGACAGAGAGATTTATCTCTACCGAGTGGATGTTACTGATAAGGAGGGGGTTAAATCTACGGCTGTCAG GGTGAAGAATGAAGTTGGGCAGGTGTACATGCTCATCAACAACGCTGGGGTCTTGGTGGGCGAGACTATCCTGGAGCTAACGGAGAAGGAGATCGAGAGAACAATGAACGTCAATGCCGTTTCTCAGTTTTGG ATGGTCCGAGCCTTTCTGCCTGCCATGTTAGAGGCAGACAGCGGTCATATCGTCACCACGTGTTCCACGGCCGGTGAGAGTGGGATGCATCGGCAGATTGATTACTGCGCCTCCAAATTTGCCGTCTTCGGGTTCGACGAATCGCTGGAGCGGGAGCTGAGGGATGTTTACAAGAAGTCGGGCATCAAACAGACCCTTGTTTGCCCGCATATCTTGGATACGGGATTGATACACTCTGTGGAGCAGAG ATTTTTGGGCTGGAACAGTGTCAATGAAGCAGCAGATTTTATCGTTGACCAGGTTCTGAGGCAGGCCCGCTTCGTCTACTTCCCTCGGATCTACCGTTTGGCATCATTGGGAAGAGG AATTCTCCCCCACGAAGCTCGCATGGCTGTGATGGAATTCGTCAACGTCCAAGTTTCGTCTCAGAAGGCAACCAAGCCACACAAAGCGTAG